From Dryobates pubescens isolate bDryPub1 chromosome 11, bDryPub1.pri, whole genome shotgun sequence:
agcagagcagagtcaaggggcagaatcccctctctagccctgctggccacactcccacttgctgcagcccagcacacagctgccttctgggctgcaggagggcactgctggctccacaCTCCTGCCCATAACACCTCCTACACCTCACTTGTCCATCTTTCAGCATCACCTCAGCACACTGCACTGCTAGGACCTGAGTAGAAAAGAGGAGATCCTTTGCTCAGGAGCACTCTAGATGACCTCTCAAGGAATTAGCCACTAAAATTAGAAATGTGACTGGCCCCTCTTATCCTCACAGCTGAAGGAGGCAGAATCAtcttcccaggcagaggctTAGAGCATTTAGAAGGAAAACTCTCATTTCATGCCATAAATAAACACCACAGATACTGAACCCTGGCTAGCATCTTAATTCCCCTGTTTGCACTAGTGAGACATCACAGGGATGCTCACAAGGTGGAGCAATGTATTTGGAAGCAGGTGAGGCTACAACTATAGTTATTAAGCTCCCTGAGCAATTCAGTTCCTAGGaccataggatgttaggggttggaagggacctccaaagatcatccagtccaacccccctgcctgagcaggaccatagaatctagcacaggttgcacaggaacacaaccagatgggtcttgaaagtctccagagaaggagactccacaacctctctgggcagtctgttccagtgctctgtgaccctcccagtaaagaagttcctcctcatgttgaggtggaacctcctatgctgcagtttatatccattaccccttgtcctatcacagggtgcaactgagcagagcctgcccctcccacttgacccccagccctcagatatttatagacatttatcaAATTCcccttcagtcttctccagactaaacatccgtaggcctctcagcctctcctcctagggcacatgctccagtcccatcATAGAattctcagggctggaagggacctcaaggatcatctagttccaaaccccctgccatgggcagaggacgcctcacactacatcaggttgctcagaaccactcATCCTGGTacccctctgctggactctctccagcagagccctgtccttcttgaaccgaGAATTCGACCCTTGAAGCACCAGCGCTGCCTACCTTCCACTCAAAGTCCAGCTGCTTCATGGCACGGTACACCTCGGCCATAATGTCATAGGGCTTGCTCTGGCTGCGGATTCCCAGGTGCCACTTGGCCTTTTTGACCGTCAGGGGTTTCGGCTTGGTGGTGTTGAGGGCATCCAGAGGGCACCGCGCCTTGGGGCTGTCCGCCACCAAGGGCGGCATCCTCTCGGGGTGCGGCTTGACCCCGGGCGGGATGTGCAGGGCGCTGTCGTCCATGAAGGAGCcggtgggggggctggaggccAGGTAGAACTCGCTGGCCTGGTTCATGATGCGGCGGTTGTCGATGACGAGGTGGTAAGCCACGGCCAGCTGGTCCTGGGGGTCGCCGCTGTACAGGCTGTTCAGCACCTCCGACTCCGTGCACTCGAACTTCTCGCACACCTCCCGCACCGCCTCGTCGTCAACGACTGTGGCGTCATAGGAAGGGTCCTCCGGGAACAGGTagctgggcagctcctcctTAAACCACTCGTGTTCCCttggggaaggaaaagcagctctgagcaaaGCCATCACCGCCACCAGCCCCTCACTTGGGCGAGCTAAgactgctcacagaatcacacaggatgttaggggttggaagggacctggaaagatcatccagtccaacccacctgccagagcaggggcacccagggcaaagcacacagcaatgcagccaggtgggtttggaatgtcttcagagaaggagactccacaacctctctgggcagtctgttccagggctctggcactctcACAGAGAAAAAGTCTTCCCTTCCGTTTCTGtgtcacctcctctgctccagcttgcacccattgccccttgtcctatcactgaacaTCCCAGAGCCTCGCTCtgtcctgacactgccctgcacatcgtcataaacatgaatgaggtcacccctcaggctcctctgctccaagttaaagagccccagctccctcagcctttcctcagcagggagatgttcctctGCCTTCATCTCCGgggctctgccctggactcccctaagcagctccctgaggtccctcctgagctgaggagcccagaacaggacacaacactccagatgcagccccaCTGGGCCTGCAGACTGGGGAGCTGAACCCAGCCCTGCATGGTCTGCCAGTATTGTAACAGCAATGACAGTTTGTTCAGTGGGCTCTGAAGTAAGACCTCAGCACTCAGAAGATGCTCAAGCTCTTTGATTACTACAGGTCTGGCAGAGGTACAGAGCACCAAAGCTATCCAAGTACCTAattcccacagaatcacagaatggtgaggtcatctagtccaatcccctgcagttagcagggacatcctccactaggtcaggttgctcagagccttgtcaagcctgacctttaatatatatattcagggatggggccttgactgcttcccagggcagtatgttccagtgtttcaccaccctcgtagtaaaaaaacttcttcctagcacccaatctgaatctaccctgctctagtttaaaaccactgcctctcatcctagtGCTCCAAGCCCtggtaaacagtccctcctcagctttcttgtaggttcacttcagctactggaaagctgctctaaggtctccctggagcttttttttctccaggctaaaaactccaactctctcagcctgttttcacaggagaggtgctccagccctctgatcatttttgtggcttcctctggacatgctccaacaggtccatgtccttcttgcgttgagggccccagagctggacacggtactccaggtgaagtcttaccagaggagaggggcagaatcacctctcttgatctgctggccatgcttcttttcatGCATATCACTGGTTTTGCCAAACACCATGAAGAGCCTTCAGAGGCTATTTTATAATGCACTTAAAtagcattttatatatatatatatatttaatatgtATATAAAATCATCACCCTGTTCATCATCAcccactgccagccagcagcccctctcCACCCCTCCATCAGCACAGACGGGCTGCAGTAGTGCTCCTTGAATCATCTGGGACAaaatccagctgcagcagctgactgCTCTTGTGaaccacccagcccagctgccagcaacTGACCCTCAGGACAGCCACTGATAGGCTGGAACCCCCCacatgcagccagccagcccagcacatccCCCTGAGCCTCACCTGATGTCCTTGATAGTGGCTCGCTTGAGGGGGTCGACCTGCAGCATGTGCATGAGGAGAGTGGCAACAGAGCGGTTGAGGTATTCAGGGATGTAGAAGACACCTCCTCGGATCTTCTTGAAGAGGGTGGGCACGTGCTCGTCATCAAAAGGCAGAGTGCCGCACAGAAGGGCATAGAGGATGACACCACAGCTCCAGATGTCCACCTCTGGGCCAGCGTAGAGCCTGTAGGaaggcaagagcagcagcaaggtgtcaGCCCTCCTCGTCTTCCCCCCAGCTCCGTAGCTAGGGTGCAGGTCTCactgagcaagctggggaccACTGGGCTCCACCAGGGCAGGAAGCTGGAGGGCTGCTCACATGAAGGTCCCCAGCCAAACGTGCCTAAGCCAGGATCACTCAGGAGcaaggagaatcacagaatcacagaaacattcaggttggaaaagaccctcaggatcactaaGTCTAActcagaaccctactctacaaggtttgCCCctaaccacagccccaagcaccacatccaacccacctttaaacacatccaggcttggggactcaaccacctccctgggcagcacattcccatgcctgaccactcttgctgggaaaatttttttcctaatgtccagtctaaacttccccagtcacagcttgaggccattgcctcttgttctgtcactaattgcctgtgagaagagaccagcaccaacctctctacaatgtgcttccaggtagttgtgaagagccatgaggtctcccctcagcctcctcttttccaaactaaacagcccccagctccttcagtcactcttcattaGACTTATTTTCAGGCACTTCCCCAGCTtggctgccctcctctgcactggctccagcatgACAGAAATGacatggcagagctggcactggtTGCCCATGCTCCCCTGGTCAGCCACGTGCATTCCCGCCTCTGCCAGACCCTCCAAGAAGCCAGACCCCACATTTCCAAGAGGTCTACCCCCAAGGTCTCAGCAGCCAGCAATTTCTGTTCattcagagcagcaggctgaacagcagcagaCGTCTCTATCTCCAAGTGTTTATTTTTGGTGGAAGTTGgtgtgctggcagtgccagcactcCTGCTTCCGACAAGCTGCTAATGTGCTCCCTGGCATCACCAAGTGGGGACACCCCAAATATACAGGGTTTGCTGATGCTGCTTGCTCCATTTAtctctttttcacagaatcaaagaatgttaggggctggaaaggaccttgagagatagaatagaatagaatagaatagaatagaatagaatagaatagaatagaatagaatagaatagaatagaatagaatagaatagaatagaatagaatagaatagaacagaatagaatagaacagaatagaacagaacagaatagaacagaacagaacagaacagacaaaACCCAGCTGCAGTAGCTGACTGCTCTTGTGAACCAcccacctcttgtcctgtcactcgttacttgggagaagagaccaacccctaccttgcTACAagctcctctcaggtagttgtacacagcagtaaggtctcccctcagcctcctttcctccaggctaaaccatcccagttccctcagctgcacctTGTATGACCTGTTCTCTAGCCCCTTCACCAGCATCACTGCTCTACCATGGTCATGCTCCAGCACAAGCCTTCAGCTTCCTGCACGTGCTTCTCCTGAAAAACCATCACCACAGACACACCAGTGTTCAAAAAACACCAGTCAGGCATTCTCTAAACACCAGCAAAACACTCTCTGTGTTTGTCCAAGGGTGAGACCTCCCTTGCAGaggccagggacagcaccacagTAATTTGGGAAATGTAGaggattacagaatcacagagtgttaggggctggaagggtccttgaaagagcatccagtccaacccccctgacagagcaggatcacctagagcaggtcacacatgaaggtatccaggcaggttctgaatgtctccagagaaggagactccacaaccctccatggcagcctgctccagggctctggcaccctcacggtgaaaaaatgtttcctcctgtttccatggaacttcctatgcctcaacttccaccattgccccttgtgctgtcattgggcatcacccagcagagcctggctccatcctcttggcactcaccctgcacatctttataaacatgaatgaggtcacctctcagtctcctcccctcctacccaaagagccctcagctgcttcacTCTCTCATAAGGGAGCTGTTCCAcgcccttaatcatttttgtggctagATTAGCTAGATGTGATCCTGCCTCCATGCCCAATTCCAACAGACAGGAATCATGACTCCTCTGCTGATAACTGCATTGCCTGAGCAGCTGATTGGACTTCTAAGGCCAAATGAGATGCACTTTTATGACTCTGAAACCTGAGCTGTCACAGTccactgctttcctgctctagccagcaaaggcaggaggagctgggcaccagCTCAGCCTTGCAGGAACAACAGATCCCCTGCAAATGCAGCTCTGCTACAGCCCTGAGAAGAGGGCAGCTTGCTGTGTTCACTGTGTCCTGTACTACAAAAGTCAAGCATCACTGACACTgtaagcagcactgctgcagtgacAGCCAGTGAAAATGGACAACATGTAGGCTTGGGTTTGCTTTCCTCCCTTACTTGTACCCTTGAAACAATCAGACCCTGCATGCAGTGACAAAACAACAGaaccattttggctggaaaaggcctttaagatcaccaggtccaaaaACTGCCAAGTccgccactaaaccctgtccctctgcaccacatctacacagctgacatccctccaggaatggagactccaccattgccctgggcatagaatcatacaattgttagggttggaagggacctcaaggatcagccagttccaaccctccaggccatgggcagggtcacctcacactacagcaggttgctcacagccacatccagcctggctgcaaaaacctccagggatgaggcttccaccacctccctggacagcctgtgccagtgtctcaccaccctcatggggaagaacttcttcctgacatcccatctcaatctacccatatctagttttgctccatcttccccagtcctatcactccctgacaccctacaaagtccctccccagctttcttgtagcccccttcagatactggaaggccacaaggtctccTCGGAGTCTTCTCTttggagttttctcttctccagactgaacagccccaactctctcagtctgtctccataggagaggatctccagccctctgatcatccttatggcccctctctggacacctttcagcacctccagatccttcctgtatttggagctccagaactggacacagtactccaggtgaggtctcagcagagcagagtagagagagagagagaatcacgtcccttgacctgctggccacgcttctcttgatgcagcccagaatgtgattGGCCCAGAatgtttctgggctgcaagtgcacactgttgtCTCATCCTGAGCTTCTcatctcccagcacccccaggcccttttcttcagggctgctctcaagccagtccctgcccagcctatatcccagctgcaggaccttgcacttagtcttgctgagcctcatgaggttgtcatgggctcagctctccacctgtcaaggtccctctggatggatcccttccctccagtgtgtcagcagcaccacacagcttggtggtgTCGGCAGACtcgctgagggtgcctcaatgccactgtccaggtcaccaacaaagatgttaaac
This genomic window contains:
- the PRKAA2 gene encoding 5'-AMP-activated protein kinase catalytic subunit alpha-2 isoform X2, which codes for MVMEYVSGGELFDYICKHGRVEEAEARRLFQQILSAVDYCHRHMVVHRDLKPENVLLDAHMNAKIADFGLSNMMSDGEFLRTSCGSPNYAAPEVISGRLYAGPEVDIWSCGVILYALLCGTLPFDDEHVPTLFKKIRGGVFYIPEYLNRSVATLLMHMLQVDPLKRATIKDIREHEWFKEELPSYLFPEDPSYDATVVDDEAVREVCEKFECTESEVLNSLYSGDPQDQLAVAYHLVIDNRRIMNQASEFYLASSPPTGSFMDDSALHIPPGVKPHPERMPPLVADSPKARCPLDALNTTKPKPLTVKKAKWHLGIRSQSKPYDIMAEVYRAMKQLDFEWKVVNSYHLRVRRKNPVTGNYVKMSLQLYQVDNRSYLLDFKSIDDDVMEQRSGSSTPQRSCSAAGLHRPRLSIDGAAAAECQSLMGSLSGSFVGSIPSVPPRLGSHTMDFFEMCASLIMALAR